In Providencia zhijiangensis, a single window of DNA contains:
- a CDS encoding efflux RND transporter periplasmic adaptor subunit codes for MNKKTLTLLCAGLLSVGGGAAIYSTYASSDDKPQAAYQYPPVKVALAPVTLANAPRTFYGVGELEAGSQVFVAAETSGRITKIGFESGQQVKKGQLLVQLNDAVERADLARYQAQYRNAARLYDRTRSLSAQHLVAEAQVDSTRAERDMAQGLIQQTQALIAQKAIHAPFDGTIGIRQVHEGQYLSPGEAIASLVDTQTLKLNFSLDEQASPELHQGQVVDITVDAYPETPFPAKVTAIDPLIGKSRTIALQATLDNSNGKLKAGMYANVTVVRQANNAVLTVPETAVTYTAYGDTVFIAEGTSDAMTVKRVSVKTGQRFDGNIEIEHGLAEGDQVVSSGQLRLNNGSAITPVAQNTLSETPQGS; via the coding sequence ATGAATAAAAAAACGCTAACGTTGCTATGTGCAGGGCTTCTCTCCGTAGGTGGGGGAGCCGCCATTTACTCGACTTACGCCAGCTCAGACGATAAGCCACAAGCGGCTTATCAATATCCTCCAGTGAAAGTGGCTCTTGCTCCCGTCACCTTGGCTAATGCTCCACGCACTTTTTACGGTGTGGGGGAATTAGAAGCAGGTAGTCAGGTGTTTGTGGCCGCAGAAACCAGTGGGCGTATCACCAAAATTGGGTTTGAATCCGGTCAACAGGTCAAAAAAGGGCAATTACTGGTGCAGCTCAATGATGCGGTGGAGCGTGCAGATTTAGCCCGCTATCAAGCACAATACCGCAATGCCGCCCGTCTATATGACAGAACCCGTTCTCTGTCTGCGCAACATTTAGTGGCGGAAGCGCAGGTGGATAGCACCCGTGCCGAGCGCGATATGGCGCAGGGGCTGATTCAGCAAACCCAAGCATTGATTGCGCAAAAAGCCATTCATGCCCCATTCGATGGCACCATTGGTATTCGCCAAGTCCATGAAGGGCAATATCTTAGCCCCGGCGAAGCGATAGCCAGCCTTGTGGATACCCAAACGCTGAAGCTGAATTTCTCCTTAGACGAGCAAGCCTCTCCCGAATTGCACCAAGGGCAAGTGGTGGACATCACTGTCGATGCTTACCCCGAAACACCATTTCCTGCCAAAGTGACGGCGATTGATCCATTGATTGGTAAGTCCCGAACGATTGCGTTGCAAGCCACTCTGGATAACAGCAATGGGAAGTTAAAAGCGGGGATGTACGCCAATGTCACGGTAGTGCGACAAGCCAACAATGCGGTACTGACCGTTCCTGAAACCGCAGTCACTTACACCGCTTACGGGGATACCGTGTTTATCGCCGAAGGTACCAGTGATGCCATGACGGTCAAGCGCGTTTCCGTGAAAACGGGGCAGCGTTTTGATGGCAATATTGAAATTGAGCACGGACTTGCGGAAGGCGACCAAGTGGTCAGTTCTGGGCAGCTACGTCTGAATAATGGCTCTGCCATTACCCCTGTTGCTCAAAATACATTATCTGAAACCCCGCAAGGCTCATAA
- the soxR gene encoding redox-sensitive transcriptional activator SoxR encodes MNTIKKREIAAEKVDFSRALTVGEVAKRAGVPVSTVHFYEAKGLIQSTRTQGNQRRFPPVVLRYIAIIKVAQSTGIPLKEIQDALGQFPANSKLTAEEWKGMSTEWKSSLDRRIKQLTRLRNELDHCIGCGCLSLKDCPLRNPEDILGNQGSGAQILERP; translated from the coding sequence ATGAATACGATAAAAAAGCGGGAAATTGCCGCTGAAAAGGTAGATTTTTCACGGGCTCTGACGGTAGGGGAAGTGGCGAAACGTGCAGGCGTTCCGGTCTCTACGGTGCATTTTTATGAAGCGAAAGGGCTGATTCAAAGTACCCGAACACAAGGAAATCAGCGGCGTTTTCCACCGGTGGTTTTACGCTACATTGCCATTATCAAAGTGGCACAAAGTACCGGTATTCCCCTCAAAGAGATCCAAGATGCACTGGGTCAGTTTCCGGCAAACAGCAAATTGACGGCGGAAGAATGGAAAGGGATGTCAACGGAATGGAAAAGTTCATTAGATAGACGAATCAAACAGTTAACTCGATTGCGCAATGAGTTGGATCACTGTATTGGTTGTGGTTGTTTGTCTCTCAAAGATTGCCCTTTGCGCAACCCTGAAGATATCTTAGGCAACCAAGGTTCCGGCGCCCAAATCCTCGAACGTCCTTAA